The following proteins are encoded in a genomic region of Colletotrichum higginsianum IMI 349063 chromosome 9, whole genome shotgun sequence:
- a CDS encoding CAP-Gly domain-containing protein, producing MSDLAVGQTVRLPDGRTGIVRFVGNTHFASGDWVGVELEDDSGKNDGSVQGERYFDCSMGHGMFVRPTTLVVTAQAPAAAPKPARRPSRPSSFNPGTGRAASDTGMTKRMSLNAPSPSPGPKASRPSSALRSPTKSPTKQLGSAASSTAPSRTNTPSNTRTTTAGAKARPAVGASRTSMGPPPMPAARTTRQPSTSSAPTRPTPGRPNSGRLSMTGRTPTSARRPSADLGGAKNAADSGDDGSMSPNKDGETSPVRARTKALEKLTSGSAATTPTSSTKPTTTARSTTNAAAANREIDDLKAKLKVLERKRLEDRDKLKQLDQIQGERDRFQSIIEKLQAKYQPQQSENNELRKQLKEAEERFESIETMQMEHETALELATLDREMAEETAEVLKVELEALKQKSEELELEVEILREENAEFGQGMSSEERASTGWLQMERTNERLREALLRLRDLTQQQEEELKDQIKTLEDDLQEFGVVKEQFDAAKDKLAQSEAAVEDLRQQLDNALGAEDMIEELTERNMSMSEQIDELKAVIEDLENLKEINDELEINHVQNEKEMQEELDFKDSVITEQARRAGEQEEALEDMEYTLSRFRGLVTSLQSDLEDMRASHAVTETESEQLNSKSRAMMDLNMKLQISASKAQVKTIDLELRRLEAQEAEQHLDIVKMFLPDTYKEDQDSVLALLRFRRLAFKAELLQSFIKERVNGQPHPGHEDDIFAGCDAIDKLTWVASMCERFTNAISHCSIEQFQRFQNALFELEPVERALNGWIDGLRRDELKEQKCADELQRTIALMSHLAEVHLTNELPDFAEDTYMQTVVMQSHLESAGSTFVTLRAMVQRALPAESEDDEMAQHFGKKSEFVISQTRSAKVIAGKAVRALQDLKSRSLALPQETKESFEQCQDATRQLAALAREIGFELHALLHEEGRSQPHTYLEVQDAISKATTKVTMSSESDLFSTYLSRLRTLTSQISDLAALSADLSQTQEFEISPAPWKLRSQELKAVKTIPVDAEEELRRLKEEHNEARRAIAQRDENLSTANLKIETLESRMKDANAKASRIEDLEAQIEAAKQKAVSLQEDIDKQDRELKTLETDRDKWKKIAGDSKAFADGAGAAGAKAGQERAVATAREMDALKSEIASLQAAVRYLREDNRRARTTEQHNYDWLAEPLTKPPSVAEQRRALVVAEGKDVLSELVKFTTSARVYDLAALPKDKLAWRPARSTPQYHAAKQREDLAAWNGWRDSVLKKSEVVLGRKDAAAAAAAAEKRQVMRNVAARLQIRLPDADGKMVAPGGGREVQIVGSREWEGMQGRLAAV from the exons ATGTCGGACCTAGCAGTTGGCCAGACGGTGCGCCTGCCAGACGGCCGGACTGGCATCGTGCGCTTCGTCGGCAACACGCACTTCGCCAGCGGCGACTGGgtgggcgtcgagctcgaggacgacagcGGGAAGAACGATGGCAGCGTCCAGGGCGAGCGGTATTTTGACTGCTCCATGGGGCACGGCATGTTTGTTCGCCCGACGacgctggtcgtcaccgccCAGGcccccgccgcggcgcccaAGCCCGCTCGCAGGCCTAGCCGGCCGAGCAGCTTTAACCCGGGCACTGGACGGGCTGCAAGCGACACGGGCATGACGAAGAGAATGAGCCTCAATGctccgagtccgagtccggGGCCTAAGGCGTCTCGTCCGTCGAGTGCACTGAGG TCACCCACCAAGTCGCCCACGAAACAGCTCGGCTCAGCAGCTTCGAGTACTGCGCCGTCGCGAACCAACACCCCCTCCAATACCCGCACAACGACCGCCGGAGCGAAAGCACGACCGGCCGTCGGAGCATCTCGCACATCCATGGGACCCCCTCCGATGCCCGCGGCCAGAACCACGCGGCAGCCCTCGACATCTTCAGCACCGACAAGGCCGACCCCGGGGAGACCGAACAGTGGCCGGCTTTCCATGACTGGACGAACGCCTACGTCTGCCAGGAGGCCATCCGCGGACTTGGGAGGTGCGAAGAACGCAGCGGACAGCGGGGACGACGGTTCGATGTCGCCCAACAAAGATGGCGAAACCAGTCCCGTGAGAGCCAGGACGAAAGCTCTGGAGAAGCTCACATCAGGCTCGGCGGCAACCACGCCCacgagctcgacgaagccAACGACGACCGCCCGTTCTACGACAAATGCTGCAGCTGCGAACAGAGAAATAGATGATCTGAAAGCCAAGCTGAAGGTGCTCGAGAGAAAAAGATTGGAAGATAGAGACAAGTTGAAACAACTGGACCAGATTCAAGGCGAGCGGGACAGGTTCCAGTCCATTATAGAAAAGCTGCAGGCCAAGTACCAGCCCCAGCAGAGCGAGAACAATGAGCTGCGGAAACAGCTgaaagaggccgaggagaggTTTGAATCGATCGAGACGATGCAAATGGAGCACGAAACGGCGCTAGAGCTGGCGACGCTAGATCGCGAGATGGCTGAAGAGACCGCTGAGGTTCTTAAGGTCGAACTTGAGGCTCTGAAGCAGAAGTCAGAGGAGCTggagctcgaggtcgagatccTTCGCGAGGAGAACGCCGAGTTCGGCCAGGGCATGTCGTCGGAGGAGCGGGCCAGTACCGGGTGGCTGCAGATGGAGAGGACCAACGAGAGGCTTCGCGAGGCACTGCTGCGCCTGCGCGACCTGACGCAGCAGCAAGAGGAGGAACTCAAGGACCAGATTAAGACTCTGGAGGACGACCTCCAGGAATTTGGCGTCGTCAAGGAGCAGTTCGATGCGGCCAAAGACAAGCTGGCCCAGTCCGAGGCCGCTGTTGAGGACCTCCGACAGCAGCTGGATAACGCCCTGGGTGCAGAGGACATGATTGAAGAACTCACCGAGCGGAACATGAGCATGTCTGAACAGATTGATGAACTTAAGGCCGTTATCGAGGATCTCGAGAACCTCAAGGAGATCAACGACGAACTGGAGATTAACCACGTCCAGAACGAAAAGGAGATgcaggaggagctcgactTCAAGGACAGTGTCATCACAGAGCAGGCCCGGCGCGCAGGCGAGCAGGAAGAAGCCCTGGAGGACATGGAGTACACTCTGTCCCGCTTCAGAGGCTTGGTCACCAGCCTACAGAGCGACCTCGAGGACATGCGGGCGTCGCACGCTGTCACCGAGACGGAGTCCGAGCAGCTCAACAGCAAGTCCCGCGCCATGATGGACCTCAACATGAAGCTCCAGATCTCCGCTTCCAAGGCCCAAGTCAAGAccatcgacctcgagctgCGACGGCTGGAGGCCCAAGAAGCCGAGCAGCACCTGGATATTGTCAAAATGTTCCTTCCCGACACCTACAAGGAGGACCAGGATTCTGTCCTCGCTCTGCTGAGGTTCAGAAGACTGGCTTTCAAGGCGGAGCTCCTGCAGTCGTTCATCAAGGAGCGCGTCAACGGCCAGCCTCACCCCGGCCACGAGGACGACATATTCGCCGGCTGCGACGCCATTGATAAGCTCACGTGGGTCGCGTCAATGTGCGAGAGGTTCACCAACGCCATCAGCCACTGCTCGATCGAGCAGTTCCAGCGGTTCCAGAACGCCCTGTTCGAGTTGGAGCCCGTCGAGCGTGCACTCAACGGATGGATCGATGGTCTGCGCCGGgacgagctcaaggagcagaaGTGCGCGGACGAACTCCAGCGCACGATCGCGCTTATGTCTCACCTCGCCGAGGTGCACCTTACGAACGAGCTGCCCGATTTCGCCGAGGACACGTACATGCAGACCGTGGTCATGCAGAGCCACTTGGAATCTGCCGGCTCAACGTTTGTTACCCTGAGAGCCATGGTCCAGAGGGCATTGCCTGCTGAATCCGAGGATGACGAGATGGCGCAGCACTTTGGGAAGAAGTCGGAGTTTGTCATCAGCCAGACCCGGAGTGCCAAGGTCATCGCAGGTAAGGCTGTGCGGGCTCTGCAGGATCTCAAGTCCAGATCGCTGGCGCTGCCGCaggagaccaaggagtcTTTCGAGCAGTGTCAGGACGCCACCCGCCAGCTTGCCGCGCTGGCTCGGGAGATTGGTTTCGAACTCCACGCACTACTGCACGAGGAGGGCCGCAGCCAGCCGCACACGTACCTCGAAGTCCAGGACGCCATTTCCAAGGCCACCACCAAGGTCACCATGTCGAGCGAGTCCGATCTCTTCTCAACATACCTGTCGAGGCTCCGTACACTTACCAGCCAGATCTCAGACCTGGCTGCACTCAGCGCGGATCTGTCCCAGACGCAAGAGTTCGAAATCAGCCCGGCCCCCTGGAAGCTTCGCTCTCAGGAGCTCAAGGCAGTCAAGACGatccccgtcgacgccgaggaggagttGCGTCGCCTTAAGGAGGAGCACAACGAAGCCCGGCGGGCGATTGCCCAGCGCGACGAGAACCTCAGCACGGCCAACCTCAAGATCGAGACGCTCGAATCGCGGATGAAGGACGCTAACGCCAAGGCCTCCCGCATCGAGGATCTCGAGGCGCAGATCGAGGCCGCTAAGCAGAAGGCCGTCAGCCTGCAGGAGGACATTGACAAGCAGGACCGTGAGCTCAAGACGTTGGAGACGGACCGCGACAAGTGGAAGAAGATTGCAGGCGACAGTAAGGCGTTCGCCGAtggcgcgggcgcggcgggcgccaaGGCTGGCCAGGAGCGGGCGGTGGCCACGGCGCGGGAGATGGATGCCCTCAAGAGCGAGATCGCGAGCCTGCAGGCCGCGGTGCGGTACCTGCGTGAGGACAACCGGCGCGCGCGGACGACGGAGCAGCACAACTACGACTGGCTGGCGGAGCCGCTTACGAAGCCGCCATCGGTGGCCGAGCAGCGCCGtgcgctcgtcgtcgccgagggcaaggacgTGCTCAGCGAGCTGGTCAAGTTCacgacgtcggcgcgggTGTACGACTTGGCTGCGCTGCCCAAGGACAAGCTGGCGTGGAGGCCCGCGCGCAGCACGCCGCAGTACCACGCAGCCAAGCAGAGGGAGGACCTCGCGGCGTGGAACGGCTGGCGGGACTCGGTGCTCAAGAAGTCGGAGGTGGTGCTGGGGCGCaaggacgcggcggcggcggcggcggcggcggagaagaggcAGGTGATGAGGAACGTGGCGGCGAGGCTGCAGATCCGCCTGCCGGACGCGGACGGCAAGATGGTTGCCCCCGGTGGCGGGCGGGAGGTGCAGATTGTGGGGTCGCGCGAGTGGGAGGGGATGCAGGGCCGCCTGGCGGCTGTATGA
- a CDS encoding signal recognition particle sec65 subunit: MSHPRIEEVEDSDLEASDPSEGDIDDFDDIDILRRVEPKTPSQINPSNIPSTAAPRPGAPGSEFQTTTDPKQYADFQCLYPVYFDARRTRAEGRRVPRSLAVENPIAREIVNACAALRLPTLFEPAKFHPKDWANPGRVKIRIRFGGEAGRGKDGGKAEAGARPHGMPDVKNKHHLYLLVAEHLRANPTTENSAALKARVQGAPAPDPSKPWPRPAVPRGWKMGELLPYISPAMTGGGVSENLFKDMMKEMQGGGDPMAALMQQAGGAAGGGGGGGEEKAGKKKKGKGKA, translated from the coding sequence ATGTCACACCCACGCATagaggaggtcgaggacagCGACCTTGAGGCCTCGGACCCCTCCGAGGGCGACATTGACGActtcgacgacatcgacatctTGCGCCGCGTCGAGCCCAAGACGCCATCGCAGATCAACCCCTCCAACAttccgtcgacggccgccccGCGGCCCGGGGCGCCGGGCTCCGAGTTCCAGACGACCACGGACCCGAAGCAATACGCCGACTTTCAGTGCCTGTATCCAGTCTACTTTGACGCGCGGCGCACGCGCGCCGAAGGCCGCCGCGTGCCGCGGTCGCTGGCGGTCGAGAACCCCATTGCGCGCGAGATCGTCAACGCGTGCGCGGCGCTGCGCCTACCGACGCTCTTCGAGCCGGCAAAGTTCCACCCCAAGGACTGGGCGAATCCGGGCCGCGTCAAGATCCGCATCCGATTCGGCGGCGAGGCTGGCCGCGGCAAGGACGGtggcaaggccgaggcgggcgcCCGACCTCACGGCATGCCCGACGTCAAGAATAAGCACCACCTGTACCTCCTCGTGGCCGAGCACCTGCGGGCGAACCCGACGACGGAGAACAGCGCGGCGCTCAAGGCCCGCGTGCAGGGCGCACCCGCGCCGGACCCCAGCaagccgtggccgaggcccGCGGTGCCGCGCGGCTGGAAGATGGGCGAGCTGCTGCCGTACATCAGCCCGGCCatgacgggcggcggcgtcagcGAGAACCTGTTCAAGGATATGATGAAGGAGatgcagggcggcggcgacccgatggcggcgctgaTGCAACAGGCCGGCGGTGCGGCCGGtggtgggggaggaggcggcgaggagaaggcgggcaagaagaagaagggcaagggcaaggctTGA